Proteins from a genomic interval of Shewanella seohaensis:
- a CDS encoding patatin-like phospholipase family protein: MPPISHLSSASQSVAAPKVALIAEGGGQRGIFTAGVLDAWLEAEFDPFDLLIGTSAGSQNLTSFLARQKGYAKKLIRGLTRHKRFYQLGRGLIGANVIDLDWYFEQTQCGSFKLDLAAASQSLNGRELLITTTRVSDRQGYFLSPTSHEHWRELLKASSALPFLYKQGVKLTPWLGIESANHSDATLEPEQDFYLDGGLAAPLPVREAYKRGARKIVVVRTVNADFQAQSAWVHKLKSWICVSGFCPKTIDYLVQHEEAYQAELDFIANPPDDVEIVQIFAKAPLQSKLLGSTDADLLIDYQQGIKAGKAYLATSSWQISRLKM; encoded by the coding sequence ATGCCGCCGATTAGCCATTTATCTTCTGCCTCTCAATCTGTTGCTGCGCCGAAAGTGGCGTTAATTGCAGAAGGTGGCGGCCAGCGTGGCATTTTTACCGCAGGCGTACTCGATGCTTGGCTTGAGGCGGAGTTTGACCCCTTCGACTTATTGATTGGCACCTCTGCAGGCTCGCAAAACTTGACTAGCTTTTTAGCCAGACAAAAGGGTTACGCCAAAAAACTAATCCGGGGGCTAACCCGCCATAAACGTTTCTATCAACTAGGGCGCGGTCTGATTGGTGCTAATGTTATCGATCTCGACTGGTATTTCGAGCAGACTCAGTGTGGCAGCTTTAAGCTGGATTTAGCCGCGGCGAGTCAATCCCTCAATGGGCGAGAACTCCTTATCACCACCACGCGAGTTAGCGATCGCCAAGGGTATTTCTTGAGTCCAACCAGTCATGAGCACTGGCGTGAGTTACTTAAAGCCTCTAGCGCATTGCCTTTTTTATATAAACAGGGAGTGAAGTTAACGCCTTGGCTAGGGATTGAATCTGCTAATCATAGCGATGCGACACTCGAACCCGAGCAAGACTTTTACCTCGATGGCGGTTTAGCGGCGCCACTGCCCGTGCGTGAGGCGTATAAACGGGGTGCTCGCAAAATTGTGGTAGTGAGGACGGTCAATGCAGACTTTCAAGCTCAATCGGCTTGGGTACATAAGCTTAAATCGTGGATCTGTGTTTCTGGTTTTTGCCCTAAGACCATTGATTACTTAGTGCAACATGAAGAGGCCTATCAAGCCGAGTTAGATTTTATTGCTAATCCTCCCGATGATGTGGAAATTGTACAGATTTTTGCGAAGGCACCATTACAGAGCAAGTTGTTAGGTAGCACAGATGCGGATTTACTGATTGATTACCAGCAAGGGATAAAGGCAGGGAAGGCGTATCTTGCAACGTCCTCTTGGCAAATTTCAAGGTTAAAGATGTGA
- the purM gene encoding phosphoribosylformylglycinamidine cyclo-ligase: MSTPTPLSYKDAGVDIDAGNALVSNIKSAVKRTRRPEVMGNLGGFGALCELPTKYKQPVLVSGTDGVGTKLRLAIDYKKHDTVGIDLVAMCVNDLIVQGAEPLFFLDYYATGKLDVETATSVVNGIGEGCFQSGCALIGGETAEMPGMYEGEDYDLAGFCVGVVEKADIIDGSKVAAGDALIALASSGPHSNGYSLVRKVLEVSQADPQQDLNGKPLIQHLLEPTKIYVKSLLKLIEASDVHAMAHITGGGFWENIPRVLPENCKAVIQGDSWQWPAVFNWLMENGNIAEYEMYRTFNCGVGMIVALPADKVDAALALLAAEGEQAWLIGAIAAREGNEEQVEIL; this comes from the coding sequence GTGAGCACTCCTACCCCACTAAGCTATAAAGATGCAGGTGTTGATATCGACGCAGGCAATGCCCTGGTAAGTAACATTAAATCTGCTGTTAAACGTACCCGTCGTCCAGAAGTTATGGGCAACCTAGGTGGTTTTGGCGCATTGTGTGAATTACCCACTAAATACAAGCAACCTGTTTTAGTGTCAGGCACCGACGGTGTTGGTACTAAATTGCGTTTAGCTATCGATTACAAAAAACACGACACAGTCGGTATCGACTTAGTGGCCATGTGTGTGAACGATTTGATCGTTCAAGGCGCTGAGCCGTTGTTTTTCCTCGATTACTACGCCACAGGCAAGCTAGATGTGGAAACAGCCACCTCTGTCGTTAACGGCATCGGCGAAGGCTGTTTCCAGTCAGGTTGTGCGTTAATCGGTGGTGAAACCGCCGAAATGCCAGGCATGTATGAAGGCGAAGACTACGACTTAGCAGGCTTCTGTGTTGGCGTGGTTGAAAAGGCCGACATCATTGACGGGAGTAAAGTGGCTGCGGGTGATGCGCTGATCGCCTTAGCCTCAAGCGGTCCTCATTCAAATGGCTATTCATTAGTTCGTAAAGTATTAGAAGTCAGCCAAGCGGATCCTCAACAGGACCTCAATGGCAAGCCATTGATCCAACATCTGTTAGAACCAACCAAAATTTACGTTAAATCATTGCTCAAGCTGATCGAAGCATCGGACGTTCACGCAATGGCTCACATCACTGGTGGCGGATTCTGGGAAAACATCCCACGCGTACTGCCTGAAAACTGCAAAGCCGTTATCCAAGGTGATTCATGGCAATGGCCTGCTGTTTTCAATTGGTTAATGGAAAACGGTAACATTGCAGAATATGAAATGTACCGCACCTTTAACTGTGGTGTCGGCATGATCGTTGCGCTGCCAGCCGATAAAGTTGATGCCGCACTGGCACTGCTCGCCGCCGAAGGCGAACAAGCTTGGCTAATCGGTGCTATCGCTGCTCGCGAAGGCAATGAAGAGCAAGTGGAGATCCTGTAA
- the purN gene encoding phosphoribosylglycinamide formyltransferase, translated as MPQSCRVVVLISGNGSNLQAVIDGCDDNLQAEVVGVISNKPDAYGLIRAHHSEIDTSCVIAHSGESRSDYDARLMATIEKYQPDLIVLAGFMRILTNDFVNRYLGRMINIHPSLLPKYTGLNTHQRAIDAKDTEHGASVHFVTPELDAGPVILQAKVPVYEDDTAEMLAARVHEQEHAIYPLVVKWFSHQRLKMQDGQAYLDGTLIGPNGYAPD; from the coding sequence ATGCCCCAAAGCTGTCGTGTAGTTGTATTAATTTCCGGAAATGGCAGTAACCTGCAAGCCGTTATCGACGGTTGTGACGATAATCTGCAGGCCGAAGTTGTCGGAGTGATCAGTAATAAACCCGATGCCTACGGTTTAATTCGCGCCCATCATAGTGAAATTGATACCAGCTGCGTGATTGCTCATTCAGGTGAATCTCGCTCTGATTACGATGCACGGTTAATGGCAACGATTGAAAAGTACCAACCCGATTTAATCGTGTTGGCCGGATTTATGCGTATTCTGACCAACGATTTTGTGAATCGTTACTTAGGACGCATGATCAATATCCACCCTTCATTGCTGCCTAAATATACCGGATTAAACACCCACCAGCGCGCCATCGATGCGAAAGACACTGAACATGGCGCCAGTGTGCATTTTGTCACCCCAGAGCTGGATGCAGGTCCAGTGATTTTACAGGCAAAAGTCCCTGTTTATGAAGATGATACCGCTGAGATGCTCGCCGCTCGTGTCCATGAGCAAGAGCATGCGATTTATCCTTTAGTGGTGAAATGGTTCAGCCATCAACGCCTCAAGATGCAGGACGGCCAAGCCTATCTCGATGGCACGTTAATCGGACCTAACGGCTACGCCCCCGATTAA
- a CDS encoding RDD family protein yields MDFVPNYDNYTLDELIDVQRNINRDKYPDRAAVVDALISLKLQDPEIKSIMDKQAESEKYATFGLRFWSSIIDSVIISICSVIIVSAITHVAPVFQVALNYFDTWKFALYSVLLHTLYGQTFGKMIFDIKVVDYKTEGSISLNQALLRDSVPIIMLILLVFFSVFFPLETTEDLSSWKLYTIIGLSISFLIWHLLEIITMLFDEKNRAIHDYLAGTVVIRS; encoded by the coding sequence ATGGATTTTGTTCCAAATTATGATAATTACACCTTGGATGAACTGATTGATGTCCAAAGAAATATCAATCGGGACAAATATCCTGATAGAGCGGCAGTAGTTGATGCACTTATCTCGCTAAAACTTCAGGATCCTGAGATTAAATCGATCATGGATAAACAAGCGGAATCAGAAAAGTACGCTACGTTTGGTCTTCGATTTTGGTCCTCTATAATCGATAGCGTAATCATCAGTATTTGTTCTGTGATTATTGTATCTGCGATTACGCACGTAGCGCCCGTATTCCAAGTCGCATTAAATTATTTCGATACTTGGAAATTTGCATTGTATTCCGTGCTGCTCCACACCCTTTATGGTCAAACATTTGGGAAAATGATCTTTGATATCAAGGTAGTTGACTATAAAACTGAAGGATCCATTAGTCTTAATCAAGCGCTATTAAGGGATAGTGTTCCCATCATCATGTTAATTTTACTTGTGTTTTTCAGTGTATTTTTCCCGCTTGAGACTACAGAGGATTTGTCGAGTTGGAAGCTTTATACCATCATAGGTTTAAGTATTTCTTTTCTTATCTGGCATCTGCTCGAAATCATTACCATGTTATTTGATGAGAAAAACAGAGCCATTCATGACTATTTAGCCGGGACGGTCGTTATTCGTAGCTGA
- a CDS encoding HAD-IIA family hydrolase, whose translation MKNIICDIDGVLLHDNKLIPGSDKFIHRVLDQGNPLVILTNYPVQTGKDLQNRLSAAGIDVPEECFYTSAMATADFLKHQEGSKAFVIGEGALTHELYKAGFTITDINPDFVIVGETRSYNWDMIHKAAGFVARGARFIATNPDTHGPAYSPACGALCSPIERITGKKPFYVGKPSSWIIRSALNHIDGHSENTVIIGDNMRTDILAGFQAGLETILVTSGVSKLEDIDKEPFRPNHVFACAGDIDVV comes from the coding sequence ATGAAAAATATTATCTGCGATATCGATGGTGTACTCCTGCACGACAATAAGCTGATCCCCGGCAGTGATAAATTTATCCACCGCGTTCTCGACCAAGGCAATCCCCTCGTTATTCTGACCAATTACCCGGTACAAACGGGCAAAGATCTGCAAAATCGCCTCAGCGCCGCCGGGATAGACGTACCAGAAGAATGTTTTTACACCTCTGCCATGGCCACCGCCGACTTTTTAAAGCATCAGGAAGGCAGTAAAGCATTTGTGATTGGTGAAGGCGCGCTCACCCATGAGCTCTACAAGGCAGGCTTTACCATTACTGACATCAATCCCGACTTCGTGATTGTCGGTGAAACCCGCTCCTATAACTGGGATATGATCCATAAGGCCGCCGGATTTGTCGCCCGCGGCGCCCGTTTTATTGCCACCAATCCCGACACCCACGGCCCCGCTTACAGTCCGGCCTGCGGCGCACTGTGTTCTCCGATAGAGCGGATTACTGGCAAAAAGCCCTTTTATGTGGGCAAGCCCAGCTCGTGGATTATCCGCTCGGCGCTCAACCATATCGACGGTCATTCCGAAAATACCGTGATCATTGGCGACAATATGCGCACCGATATTCTGGCGGGGTTTCAAGCGGGGCTTGAGACCATTCTGGTCACCAGCGGCGTGAGTAAGCTTGAAGATATCGATAAAGAGCCTTTCCGCCCCAATCATGTATTCGCCTGTGCCGGCGATATTGATGTAGTTTAA
- the asnB gene encoding asparagine synthase B, with the protein MCSIFSILDIQSDAKELRQVALEMSKLMRHRGPDWSGIYASDKAILAHERLAIVDIEHGAQPLLTEDGSLILAVNGEIYNHKELKAQLGDKYSYQTNSDCEVILALYQEYGTEFLDKLNGIFAFVLYDKAKDAYLIGRDHMGIIPLYTGRDAAGNFYVASEMKALMPVCKTVAEFQPGQYLYSTTDEPVQYYTRDWQSFDAVKDNGASQEELRDALEAAVKRQLMSDVPYGVLLSGGLDSSVISAITQTFAKRRIEDDDQSGAWWPQLHSFAVGLKGAPDLAAAKKVADAIGTIHHEINFTFQEGLDAIKEVIYHLETYDVTTIRAATPMYLMARKIKAMGIKMVLSGEGADELFGGYLYFHKAPNAQAFHEELVRKLDKLHLFDCLRANKAMAAWGLEARVPFLDKEFMDVAMRINPEAKMSKDGRIEKHILRQAFEHKLPKEVAWRQKEQFSDGVGYSWIDGLKAHAAEQVDDLQLANAKFRFPYNTPETKEAYFYRCFFEEHYPLASAAETVPGGKSVACSTPEALAWDESLRGIIDPSGRAVRSVHAASY; encoded by the coding sequence ATGTGTTCGATTTTTTCAATTTTAGATATTCAATCCGATGCGAAAGAGCTGCGCCAAGTAGCACTGGAAATGTCCAAACTGATGCGCCATCGCGGCCCAGATTGGTCAGGCATTTACGCCAGCGATAAAGCGATTTTGGCCCATGAACGCTTGGCGATTGTCGATATTGAACACGGTGCGCAGCCACTGCTTACTGAAGACGGCAGCCTTATCCTCGCGGTCAACGGTGAGATCTACAACCATAAAGAGCTCAAAGCCCAACTCGGCGATAAATACAGCTATCAAACCAATTCTGACTGCGAAGTGATCTTGGCGCTATACCAAGAATACGGCACTGAATTTCTTGATAAATTAAACGGTATTTTCGCCTTCGTACTCTACGATAAAGCCAAAGACGCCTACCTTATTGGCCGCGATCATATGGGCATCATCCCGCTCTACACAGGGCGTGATGCGGCGGGTAACTTCTACGTTGCCTCCGAAATGAAGGCGCTGATGCCCGTCTGTAAAACCGTGGCCGAATTCCAGCCAGGGCAATATCTGTACTCAACCACAGATGAGCCAGTGCAATACTACACTCGCGATTGGCAGAGCTTTGATGCGGTGAAAGATAACGGCGCCAGTCAGGAAGAATTACGTGATGCCCTCGAAGCCGCAGTTAAGCGCCAATTGATGTCCGACGTGCCCTACGGCGTGTTATTGTCTGGCGGTTTAGATTCCTCGGTGATCTCGGCGATTACCCAAACCTTTGCCAAACGCCGTATCGAAGATGACGATCAAAGTGGCGCTTGGTGGCCACAGCTACACTCCTTTGCCGTGGGTTTAAAGGGCGCACCCGATTTAGCCGCCGCTAAAAAGGTTGCCGATGCGATTGGTACCATTCACCATGAGATCAACTTTACCTTCCAAGAGGGTTTAGATGCGATTAAGGAAGTCATCTACCACTTAGAAACCTATGATGTGACCACCATTCGTGCCGCGACACCTATGTACCTGATGGCCCGTAAAATCAAGGCGATGGGGATCAAAATGGTGTTATCGGGTGAAGGTGCCGATGAACTCTTTGGCGGTTACTTGTATTTCCATAAGGCGCCAAACGCGCAGGCCTTCCACGAGGAACTCGTGCGTAAACTGGATAAACTGCATCTGTTCGATTGTCTGCGTGCCAACAAAGCCATGGCGGCGTGGGGACTCGAAGCCCGAGTACCTTTCCTCGATAAGGAATTTATGGATGTGGCAATGCGTATCAACCCTGAGGCAAAAATGTCTAAGGATGGCCGGATTGAGAAACACATTCTGCGCCAAGCCTTTGAGCATAAATTGCCAAAAGAAGTCGCCTGGCGTCAAAAGGAGCAATTCAGCGATGGCGTGGGTTACTCATGGATCGATGGTTTGAAGGCCCATGCCGCTGAGCAAGTAGACGACTTGCAACTGGCCAACGCGAAGTTCCGCTTCCCGTACAACACGCCAGAAACCAAGGAAGCCTATTTCTACCGTTGTTTCTTTGAAGAGCATTATCCCTTAGCTAGCGCGGCCGAAACTGTGCCCGGTGGCAAGTCAGTCGCCTGCTCTACTCCAGAAGCACTGGCATGGGACGAAAGCTTACGTGGCATTATCGACCCATCGGGCCGTGCCGTACGCTCAGTGCATGCCGCCAGCTATTAA
- a CDS encoding M28 family metallopeptidase — protein MRRLYPVCALAMLSACSPNSAQPDANSSAALKPVQMNEARFRDDIKNLSSDEFEGRAPTTHGEKLTLDYLSNAFAEMGLKGAYQGSFLQPVPMVSYTADEAQQISLAGLPLTFRKDIVLNSRHDNGGVNIENAPLVFVGYGVNAPEYGWNDYQDVDMKGKIAVILVNDPGFARPDSGKFNGKAMTYYGRWSYKFEEASRQGALGALIIHDTEPASYPWSVVENSWTGAQQDLVLSKAEQDSRVQVEGWLTLDAATQLFEKAGLSLPTLMARAADSPINLPLEQTANIAFKNKAEYANSYNVVATLPGTQQVDEQILFTGHWDHIGKDDSKEGDKIYNGAMDNASGIAGILEIARQLADNAKQGHGLARSVTFIATTGEEQGLLGSRYYAANPIYPIDKTVAVLNLDSTNIYGKTKDFTIVGKGKSELENYLVDAAKQQNRIALGEKNPASGGFFRSDHFSFAKLGVPAVFAGGGSEPVDAATASYKTQMQATMKGCYHNVCDEYHEDWDLSGAIQDLEVYYQVTRSLGNSQDWPGYYQGTEFNSLRPAKTELATAAK, from the coding sequence ATGCGACGTTTGTATCCTGTCTGCGCGCTAGCCATGCTCAGCGCCTGCAGCCCTAATTCGGCCCAGCCCGATGCCAACAGCAGTGCAGCCCTGAAACCCGTGCAAATGAATGAAGCACGCTTTAGAGACGATATTAAAAACCTTTCCTCCGATGAGTTTGAAGGCCGCGCCCCCACCACCCACGGTGAAAAGCTCACCTTAGACTATCTGTCTAACGCCTTTGCCGAAATGGGACTCAAAGGCGCCTATCAAGGCAGCTTTTTACAACCTGTACCTATGGTGAGTTATACCGCCGACGAGGCGCAGCAAATCAGCTTGGCAGGATTGCCGTTAACCTTTCGCAAAGATATCGTCTTAAATAGTCGCCACGATAATGGCGGCGTCAATATCGAAAACGCACCCTTAGTGTTTGTTGGCTACGGTGTAAATGCGCCCGAATATGGCTGGAACGATTACCAAGATGTGGATATGAAAGGGAAAATTGCGGTGATCCTTGTGAATGATCCCGGTTTTGCCCGCCCTGACTCTGGTAAGTTTAACGGTAAAGCCATGACCTACTATGGTCGCTGGAGCTACAAATTTGAAGAAGCGAGCCGCCAAGGCGCGCTCGGGGCATTGATCATTCACGATACTGAGCCTGCGTCTTATCCTTGGTCCGTGGTTGAAAACAGCTGGACTGGCGCGCAACAAGATTTAGTCCTCAGCAAAGCCGAGCAAGACAGTCGCGTGCAAGTCGAAGGCTGGTTAACCTTAGATGCTGCTACACAATTATTTGAAAAAGCGGGTTTATCCCTACCAACGCTGATGGCGCGCGCCGCCGATAGTCCGATTAACTTACCCCTTGAGCAAACGGCCAACATCGCCTTTAAAAACAAAGCCGAATACGCCAACAGCTATAACGTTGTCGCCACCCTTCCCGGCACTCAGCAAGTCGATGAGCAAATCCTGTTTACGGGCCACTGGGACCACATTGGCAAAGATGACAGTAAAGAAGGCGATAAAATTTACAACGGTGCCATGGACAACGCATCGGGCATTGCGGGCATTTTAGAAATCGCCAGACAACTGGCCGATAACGCCAAACAGGGCCACGGCTTAGCTCGCTCGGTGACCTTTATCGCGACAACGGGTGAAGAGCAAGGTTTACTCGGCTCACGCTATTACGCTGCCAACCCTATCTATCCCATTGATAAAACAGTGGCAGTGCTCAACTTAGATAGCACCAATATCTATGGAAAAACCAAGGACTTCACTATCGTCGGTAAAGGTAAGTCCGAGCTTGAAAACTACTTAGTCGATGCCGCCAAACAGCAAAACCGTATTGCTTTGGGTGAAAAGAATCCTGCATCGGGTGGTTTCTTCCGCTCTGATCACTTCAGCTTTGCCAAACTTGGCGTGCCAGCGGTCTTTGCCGGTGGCGGCAGCGAACCCGTAGATGCCGCAACAGCAAGCTATAAGACTCAAATGCAAGCGACCATGAAAGGCTGCTACCACAATGTCTGCGACGAATACCATGAAGACTGGGATCTGAGCGGTGCGATTCAAGATCTCGAAGTTTACTATCAAGTGACTCGCAGCTTAGGCAACAGCCAAGATTGGCCTGGCTATTATCAAGGCACCGAGTTTAACAGCCTGCGTCCTGCCAAAACGGAACTTGCCACGGCCGCAAAGTAA
- the upp gene encoding uracil phosphoribosyltransferase — protein sequence MKVVEVKHPLVRHKIGLMREGDISTKRFRELAAEVGSLLTYEATADFETETVTIEGWNGPVDVDQIKGKKVTVVPILRAGLGMMDGVLEHIPSARISVVGIYRDEETLEPVPYFEKLASDMNERIALIVDPMLATGGSMIATIDLLKKRGCTSIKALVLVAAPEGIKALEAAHPDVELYTAAIDRCLNEKGYILPGLGDAGDKIFGTK from the coding sequence ATGAAAGTTGTCGAGGTTAAACACCCGTTAGTGCGTCACAAAATCGGCCTGATGCGTGAAGGTGACATTAGCACTAAACGTTTCCGTGAGCTAGCCGCCGAAGTGGGCAGCTTGTTAACCTATGAAGCTACCGCAGATTTCGAAACCGAAACTGTTACGATTGAAGGCTGGAATGGTCCAGTGGATGTGGATCAGATCAAGGGCAAGAAAGTGACTGTTGTGCCTATCCTGCGTGCAGGTTTAGGCATGATGGATGGCGTACTTGAGCATATTCCAAGTGCGCGTATTTCGGTTGTGGGTATTTACCGCGACGAAGAAACCTTAGAGCCTGTGCCATATTTTGAGAAGCTGGCCAGCGACATGAACGAGCGTATCGCGCTGATCGTTGACCCTATGCTGGCAACCGGCGGCTCTATGATTGCGACTATCGACCTGCTGAAAAAACGCGGTTGTACGTCGATTAAAGCCCTAGTGTTAGTCGCTGCGCCTGAAGGGATTAAAGCCCTTGAAGCGGCTCACCCTGATGTAGAGCTGTATACTGCGGCTATCGACAGATGCTTAAACGAGAAGGGCTACATTCTGCCTGGTTTAGGCGATGCGGGTGATAAGATTTTTGGTACCAAATAA
- a CDS encoding TonB-dependent siderophore receptor, whose amino-acid sequence MKSRFAYSILTLALMPHLGFAVEPNAQESKPEQENASAAQSATQASTQALAQTNVQTDTKAPEHIVVRGRAMQMYVDKETEIGTKTAVNVMELPQSVQVLTEQLIDDQAARNITDLYRSIAGVSEFSYSGVTFRGFRDDANVFYDGVRGDPYSGFSVPQLFNVQRVEVLKGPASALYGGGEPGGMINYVTKKPTFVERKELTLSTGSYDMMGGSLDFTGGLTEDLAYRLGGYYQQENSFRNNADSMNAEVAGGLLYEISEDTKLTTTFDLIKQDLGGNRLRGVPVDDAGNFLVDPSYNANEKSDFQKMDALVLQAILDHQFTDDFSVKTQLRYLTNDSEQQYHESRGWVDVNGDGKANSADGTIKREYRVQARANDEISLTNDFVYRFDALGFEHEFLFGGDYHYVETEYHYKLATDKTGVGNLNIYELNYGETDPSTYQLKDMDTDGTRANRFGLYLQEHLHFNEQWSLIAGLRFSQFEDYNKKTGFSFSDNAITPRAGLNYRPLESMSFYLNYSESFSPASLSDQEQEGGDGYLDPETGNQIELGMKNEWLDGQFMTTLALYRIEKQNVAQANPLDTGKDDGIPDLVNLGEVRSQGVEWTLVGDLTDNLTMTANYAYNDTEVIKGVTNDSLTNTFGDGKRFANAPRHQAGLWTRYDIQAIDSAIAFGMDYVGEQFSLNGQTVKPHTVFDMSWTTQWDQTQVRVNLKNIFDKEYAVSGFSERNGHFPGEPRNVTLELSHKF is encoded by the coding sequence GTGAAATCTCGTTTTGCCTATTCAATACTAACGCTTGCCCTGATGCCGCATTTGGGTTTTGCGGTAGAGCCTAACGCTCAAGAGAGCAAACCCGAGCAAGAAAATGCTTCAGCGGCACAATCCGCTACCCAAGCAAGCACTCAAGCTTTAGCGCAAACCAATGTGCAGACTGACACTAAAGCGCCCGAGCATATTGTGGTGCGTGGTCGCGCCATGCAAATGTACGTCGATAAAGAGACGGAAATCGGTACAAAAACGGCGGTTAATGTGATGGAGCTGCCGCAGTCGGTACAAGTGCTGACCGAGCAACTGATTGACGACCAAGCCGCTCGCAATATTACCGACTTATACCGCTCCATTGCTGGGGTGAGTGAATTTAGCTATTCCGGTGTGACCTTTCGTGGCTTTCGCGATGATGCCAACGTGTTTTACGATGGCGTGCGTGGCGATCCGTATTCGGGCTTTTCGGTGCCACAACTGTTCAACGTGCAGCGGGTTGAAGTGCTAAAAGGCCCCGCATCGGCACTCTATGGCGGCGGTGAACCCGGCGGCATGATCAACTATGTCACTAAAAAGCCGACATTTGTGGAGCGTAAAGAGCTCACCCTAAGCACGGGCAGTTACGACATGATGGGCGGCTCGCTGGATTTCACTGGCGGCTTAACTGAGGATTTAGCCTATCGTTTAGGGGGCTATTATCAGCAGGAAAATAGCTTTCGTAACAATGCCGATAGCATGAATGCCGAAGTGGCGGGTGGCTTACTGTATGAAATCAGTGAAGATACCAAGCTCACCACCACATTCGATCTGATCAAACAGGATTTGGGCGGTAATCGACTCCGTGGTGTACCCGTGGATGATGCGGGTAATTTTTTGGTTGACCCATCCTACAATGCCAACGAGAAGAGCGACTTCCAAAAGATGGATGCTTTGGTGCTGCAAGCGATTCTCGATCATCAATTTACGGATGATTTTTCGGTGAAAACGCAGCTCCGTTATCTCACGAATGACTCCGAACAGCAGTACCACGAGTCCCGAGGTTGGGTCGATGTCAACGGTGACGGCAAAGCTAACAGCGCGGATGGCACGATCAAACGTGAATATCGGGTGCAAGCCCGTGCTAATGATGAAATCAGTTTAACCAATGATTTCGTCTATCGCTTCGATGCCTTAGGTTTTGAGCATGAGTTCCTGTTCGGCGGCGATTATCACTATGTTGAAACCGAGTACCATTACAAACTGGCGACGGATAAAACCGGCGTCGGTAACCTGAATATTTATGAGCTTAACTACGGTGAGACTGACCCTAGCACTTATCAGTTAAAAGACATGGATACTGACGGTACCCGTGCCAACCGCTTTGGCCTGTATCTGCAAGAGCATCTGCATTTTAACGAACAGTGGTCATTGATTGCAGGCCTGCGTTTTAGTCAGTTTGAAGATTACAACAAGAAGACCGGATTCTCCTTTAGCGATAATGCCATTACCCCAAGGGCGGGCCTGAATTATCGTCCACTCGAGTCTATGTCTTTTTACTTGAACTATTCAGAGAGCTTTAGTCCCGCTTCATTGAGCGATCAGGAGCAGGAAGGGGGCGATGGCTATCTTGATCCAGAAACCGGTAATCAAATTGAGCTTGGGATGAAAAACGAGTGGTTGGATGGCCAGTTTATGACCACGCTTGCGCTCTATCGTATTGAAAAACAAAACGTGGCTCAGGCGAACCCACTCGATACTGGCAAGGATGATGGTATCCCTGACTTAGTGAATTTAGGCGAAGTGCGCAGTCAAGGCGTCGAATGGACGCTGGTGGGGGACTTAACCGATAACCTGACCATGACCGCCAACTATGCCTATAACGATACCGAAGTGATCAAAGGCGTGACCAACGACAGCCTGACCAACACCTTCGGCGACGGTAAACGTTTTGCCAATGCGCCGCGCCATCAAGCGGGGTTATGGACGCGCTATGATATTCAAGCGATTGATTCGGCCATCGCCTTTGGGATGGACTATGTGGGCGAGCAATTTAGCCTCAATGGTCAAACGGTAAAACCCCATACTGTGTTTGATATGAGCTGGACGACCCAGTGGGACCAAACCCAAGTGCGCGTAAATCTGAAGAATATTTTCGATAAGGAATATGCTGTCAGTGGATTTAGTGAGCGCAATGGCCATTTCCCTGGCGAGCCTCGCAATGTCACGCTTGAACTGAGCCATAAGTTCTAG